The Drosophila bipectinata strain 14024-0381.07 chromosome 3L, DbipHiC1v2, whole genome shotgun sequence region ATCAAGAAAAATCCATCCACGAGATACGCGCCAATCAAGGTCACTCCTTGGCTGTGTTGGAAGGCGATTCTGAAGGTCTGGAAAGGATTACGCACCCCAGTCAAGCCCCCCAGGCAGTCCATGGAACGTATTACAGAAATTGGGATAGAATTAAATCTCAAGgattgaaaaaaatgaatcGTAACCATGTGCACTTTGCCAGTAGCGATACAATCAACTCCATATTGAGTGGCTTTAGAAGTGATTGCCAGATTCTCATATACCTCAATGTGGAAAAGATCCTTACAGATAAAATTCCCCTCTTTTTATCCAGCAATAAAGTTATCTTATGTTCTGGAATTGAAGGTGCAATACCACCTAAATATTTCCTACGTGCCGTGGACAGGAAAACTGGGAATGCTTTGATACTATAATCTAATTTTGTTGACTTTGTTACTGAATAAACTTTGCTCCATAAGAGATCCAATTGACCGTTTGTCTACCTATTATTTTTGCAGAAATGCCGGCCCTCGCCTCGGAGAAAACTCAACTGAGAGCCTCGGAGAAACCTCAACTGAGAGACGGATGCACTGACGCAAAACTGACATGGGATCAGAACCCGGTGCTCTGCATGGTCTGCGCCGCTCCTTTTCGGAGCACCAAGGATTGTCTTGCCCATGAGCTACTGAAGCATGCCAACAAGCCGCAGAAGCAGCTGCGGCAGCGTCTGAACGCCATCACTAAGCTCTTCACCAGCGCACAAACCCAATCTGAGCGCAGCGAACTGCAGGATGTGCTCGAGCAGTCGGCGACCGGTGGTCACCTGCGCACCGTCTTGGATTTCTATGCTAGTGATCTCAAAAAGCTGGAGAGCTGCTTCGGCCATGTTCGGAACTGTATTGAAAAGGAGATGCAGGACCGGGTCAAGGTGTTTCCCTTTGGTTCACTGGTCACCGGATTATCCCTAAAGGGTAAGTCTTGACTGTAGCCAATCCCACCGTTTtaacatatatgtatctataGGTAGCGACATCGACTTGTATCTGCAGCCTTGCGATGAACAAAACATATTCCATAATCAGCTTTACAACAGGGTCTCACACTTTCTACGTCGCTCCAAGTGCTTTACGGAAGTCTTCACAATTCGCCATGCCCGTGTGCCCATTATACGCTGCAAGCATCAGTTGACGGGATTGAGTATAGATATAAACATGTCGAATCCGAATAGTACATATAACTCACGATTCGTTTGCGAACTAATAGCTCGCGATGAAAGACTACGCGAGCTGTGCTTGTTTCTTAAAATCTGGGCGAAGAAGTTGAAACTCATCAGCCACGGAAGCTTGACAAGCTATTGCTTGATCAGTATGATTTTGGTTAGCCTTCAAGTCCACAAGTTGTTGCCTCCAATCAAGCAGTTGCAGTCGCTCTGTCCACCCATAAATGTGTTTGGCATAAACTATGCCTTCTGTTTTCAACTAGTTCCTCCGATTCCACGCGCGTTGGAAACATTGGACTTGATAAAGGAATTCTTCGAATACTTCAGTAGTGTTGAGTtcgaaaaatatgttttaagtCCATTTTTGGGATGTGCTCTAGATAAAGAGACTACCATGGGTACACCGGGCGGATTCCCAGAGTATGAAGATCAACTTGAATCTATGGAGAATGCGGTTGGCGAAGCACCCGAACCGTTTCAACTGGATCGCTGCATGTGCGTTCAGGATCCCTTCGAGCTCCAACACAACGTGGCCAAGGGTGTTTCTCCAACGAATCTAGCGTACTTCAGACAGTGTTTAAGACTTGCTGCACAAGCCTGTAACAACCAGGACCTTTTACAAAATCCTGCGAAGCTCTATgactttttactttttggttTGGCAGACAAATTAGTTGCCGACTCCAAATCGGTTAAAGCCACTCCCGCAAAGCAGAAGAAAAAGGAAATAGTAATATTggagaaaacaaaaactttggAAAGTGAAACCAAATCGGAATTGGTTTCGACTCTTAATACGCCACCAATAGTACGGAGTCATGTCATCACACCGAGTACCAATGATCTCAAGTATTTGCGCTCTGGCGATTtaggcataaaaataaatgaaaataaaacaatattcTATTACTGGCTGACCTGCTATGTGGACACCATCAAGGATGTACTCACGAAGATTTATGGCATGGAAATCAAGTTAAAGGAATCCCAAGAACCGTGCAGGTATCACTGGCTCATCAGCACGAACTTAGACACCTGGACTGGGCGGAGTTTTCAGCGTTCGGCAGGACAATCTTTCTTTGCTCATCAAATTCAACAGACAATTGAGTTTGAAAAGCTGCGCCGTGGGAATGCAGCTTATGAGGTCTCTGCAAAGGGTATATTTTCGCTGCTGGCTAGTGAGGATTATAAGGAGATTCGTTTAAATATCCAGCCGCTACCGGGGGATTTGTTGGGACTACAACGAAATAGTCCCCTCACAAAGTTTTTCAAGGCTTTGAAGAACTTGCTGATTAACTACAGTTTTAAGGAAAAGGCTAGCTTTTGGAAATTCGGCCAAATGGACTCTAAAAATGTGGAACCAAACGAGACGTCATAAACCATGACCTATAAAATTTTAGATTTGATTTCAAAATTCTATTGATgaccatttttttcttttctttgaaTGTAATTAATATTTTGCATTGACTATAACAAATCATATGTGTAACAATTATTAATTAAGCGACTAATATTAAATCCTATGTTTAAGCTTATTATTGGCAAGAGTCTCTTGGAGATGGTAATAAGTTATTTACAATAGAAGGTGTGCTTCAGAAACTATCTATGGAATGAAAAGGTAATTGAATACCTTAATAATAGTTAGATATAAGATACAAATTCAGGTATAAgatagtttttgttgtttacaaATTCATATTTTACGACGCATGAAAAGAAtgaatgaaaaaatacaaatgtttATCACAATAGGATATAAGTTCGAGAAGTTTAAAAAGCACACCGTATAGTTTCGGTCTGAAGGAGAGATAcattatgtatatatgtaaataaatgtGTACAAGTATATACAATATAATTGCCAGATTCGAACCTGATTAACGGCACTTGGGCACTAGCCTTAAAGTCTAATCTAATCTAATTCCTAACCCTTTTTTTGCCGGCAGTAGCAATATTTCTTGGCAGCGAAATCCTTCATACACTCGGACTCTCCGCTATAAACATTTAGTCGGCTCACAGAGCCCGTAACAACAACGGAGTCATCCGACCGATTATGTCGGACCGTAGCCTCATACCACCCATTGTTCGGCGACGTGACAAATATCAGTCGATAGGTTTTCACATCCTCCGGATCGAGGGCATTGGGATGCGCCCGAAACGCCGAT contains the following coding sequences:
- the LOC108134238 gene encoding speckle targeted PIP5K1A-regulated poly(A) polymerase, whose amino-acid sequence is MPPNEPIEVRLSKKLSWLLRHGAKKEGIPIQADGFVNVSDLANHPRFKCFTLEKLQQMTASDAKQRYTLRWNQEKSIHEIRANQGHSLAVLEGDSEEMPALASEKTQLRASEKPQLRDGCTDAKLTWDQNPVLCMVCAAPFRSTKDCLAHELLKHANKPQKQLRQRLNAITKLFTSAQTQSERSELQDVLEQSATGGHLRTVLDFYASDLKKLESCFGHVRNCIEKEMQDRVKVFPFGSLVTGLSLKGSDIDLYLQPCDEQNIFHNQLYNRVSHFLRRSKCFTEVFTIRHARVPIIRCKHQLTGLSIDINMSNPNSTYNSRFVCELIARDERLRELCLFLKIWAKKLKLISHGSLTSYCLISMILVSLQVHKLLPPIKQLQSLCPPINVFGINYAFCFQLVPPIPRALETLDLIKEFFEYFSSVEFEKYVLSPFLGCALDKETTMGTPGGFPEYEDQLESMENAVGEAPEPFQLDRCMCVQDPFELQHNVAKGVSPTNLAYFRQCLRLAAQACNNQDLLQNPAKLYDFLLFGLADKLVADSKSVKATPAKQKKKEIVILEKTKTLESETKSELVSTLNTPPIVRSHVITPSTNDLKYLRSGDLGIKINENKTIFYYWLTCYVDTIKDVLTKIYGMEIKLKESQEPCRYHWLISTNLDTWTGRSFQRSAGQSFFAHQIQQTIEFEKLRRGNAAYEVSAKGIFSLLASEDYKEIRLNIQPLPGDLLGLQRNSPLTKFFKALKNLLINYSFKEKASFWKFGQMDSKNVEPNETS